The Nicotiana tabacum cultivar K326 chromosome 5, ASM71507v2, whole genome shotgun sequence sequence gtCTATTATAACAGTGTCTTCTGTATTTCGTCTATTATTTgttcattttattttatgtaaGTGGATCAGTTTGAGATGAGCTTTATTACTTAAGGGAGCATATGGTCTAGATTTTAATGTCAACTTGCTTGTGATTGAGGCGTAATAGATGTTGTCTCTATATCTGCCTAAGCCTTGGATCGCTAGCATGCCGCGGGTTCGACTGAACTAGTAACTTTGGTCCATACCCTTTATCTAATAAAATCCATTAAAAAATGCACAAATTATTAAGTTAGAACCTAATAACTTAAAAAGACTAGAATTCCAAATCCCTTAGCTTCAAATTATGGCTCCGCCTCTGCCGGCATCTATGCTGGTGGAAGGTAGCAAGTACTCGATGGAATAATTGAAGTGTGCACAAGCTAACTCGGACTCCAAGATCatcaaaattgaaaataaaaatgtatttcaatAACACTCTAAAAGGATTAATCATGTGTCGTTTACTGTGTTATTCTGTGATGAGCCTGATAAGACATATTAATTGTCGTCGTCATCTATTATTATGCTCTGTCTTACACTGAAAGGGATGATAGTAATTATTTCAGATTTTCAATAGCACTCTAACAGGAGTAATCATGTATATTAATTTGTGTTCTTTACTGTGTTATTCTGTGATGAACTTGATGAGGCATAGTAATTGTTGTCGTCTATTATTAACTCTGTCTACTCTGAAAGGGAGGGTAGTAATTATTTCAACAGCACTCTAAAAAGGAGTAATCATAGAATATTAATTTGTGTTCTTTACTCTGTTATTATGTGATGAACTTGAAGGTGGCAAGCCATAGATTATGCTCGATTGAATCACAGTACAATTTCTTTCTTCAATTTCTTGAAACCAGAAACGGCATCTTCCCGGTGGAATCGCATAAGCTTAAATGCTTCCAAGGTATTTTTAATTGTTACTACATCTTTATTTCCGATCATATTTTGTTTCGGTAATCTAACAACTTCAGGCagtttctgaagaagaagaagtgaaaACTTTAATTGGATTTACGTATTGTTCAGGTTGGTAAGGGTCTGTCAAAAGATGCCAAAGCTCAGAAATTGGCATTTCAACACTGGATTGAAGCAGTGAGTCACTGTACCTTTCTGGCTTCCATTTTCCCAATTTAATTTgttaatttttgtaattttcctttTTTGACGTTGGTATTGTTGCACTATAGATTGACCCACGCCATCGTTATGGGCATAACTTGCATATTTATTATGAAGAATGGTGTAAAACTGACTCTGGTCAGCCCTTCTTCTTTTGGTAAGAATTTTGACATTGTCTATTCTCCGGGAAAAAATCATTGTTTAAGAATTTTCCTATTATTTAACCATATACTGTTAGAGAAAAGCTTTTCGTTTTTTAACTTTTTTCGTAATAAGTGAAAAAGCTTTTCTCTAATTGTGTATGGTCGAAAAAGTTCTCCCGAAATATTAATAAAATGGACCTTCGGCCTAACTTAACCCCAAAAGTTAGCTCAGGGATGAGAATTGTCTAACACAATATAAGGATACAACAACCCATAAGTTCACTTATTCAAGTACAATTATCTAGACATATGAATTTAGACACATATTCACTTGATATTTTAACTCGAAATTCTTTTAGTTTTTGCATTTGAAACAAATGCCAGAATCAAAACTGTTTTTTTGATTTCCATTCATAGCGATTTGATAAAATCAAAATAAGTGCAAATCTGTTCCAAGATTAGCTAATGCTTCTAACCCAAGAGGAAATACCGTAAAGTTTTAAGTTTTAAAGGAAATTGGAGAATTCTTTTGCTATACCTTGGTGAAATCTTCTTATTTTACATTAATACGAAGTTCAAGAACATTCTGCATTATTGGCTTCTCTATTATCCGGTGCAGTTTCTTTGCCATATGGATTAGACAACATGTATTTTTCTGTGAAGCTATTTATAAGATGTACGACTCCTAATGGATGTTATGTAAGGTTACTAAGAAGTTTGTGAAATAAAACTGCAGGTTGGATCTTGGAGATGGCAAAAAGGTTGATCTCAAAGAATGTCCGAGATCTAAGCTTCAGAAGCAAAGTATCAAGTACCTTGGACCTGTATGTGTTGAATCTTTTGTTACTTACGCTCTGAGTATGACAAATCCTAATGTCAATCATTAGTTATAACAGACAACTGGCTTGAATACTTGTATGGACTCTGTTACTCTTTAGTCTTCATGATAGATATTAGCACCATTTTACACTATCTGATATGAATATAGTTCTTTTGCATGTTCAAGTAGCCCATTTTTGTCCCCTAAGTGAAGCTATTAACTTCTGCATTATCCGTTAGTCGCACTGCCTGGTATTAGCGTGCAGTTACTGATTGTTTCCTCCTAATATTTCTTTAATCAGCAAGAAAGAGAACATTATGAATATATCGTTGTTGAAGGGAGAATTGTGCATGCAAAAACTGGAAATCTTCTTGATACTACTAAAGGGTTGCCAGGGGCAAAGTGGATTTTTGTGATGGCCACGTCAAAAAGACTCTATGCTGGTGAAGTGAGTGGTAAAATAGTTACTCTATAAATGCTTTTTGATGATTATCCTTATTATTCTTAGTAAAGTTTGATTTTGTAATGTTTATCAGAAAAAGAAAGGAATGTTTCATCATTCCAGCTTTCTTGCTGGTGGGGCTACTTCAGCGGCTGGAAGACTAGTGGTAGAGGATGGAAGAGTTATGGTATATCACTTTCTGTTATCTCAATTGTGTCTATCATCTCAATTTTACTCTCTCAACTGTTTGTGGAAGTAGTTAAGGGCGTATTTTTCAGATCAAACTGATTAAGTAGTTTCCATTTCCTTTCGTCACACTTTTTGTCTGACTAGGTCACCAATCTAAGCGGGCTACTGCCAAATGCTCCACTCATACTTTCTCAAACGTGAAAATACTTGCTTATGGCTGTGAAAATATTCAGTTATTAATGGCTGATGTTTTTAAAATCATCCTAATTGATCAATATTTTTCATCACGAATAAAACCACCATACCCAACGATACTACCTTTTGACTTCTGTGGAAATTCTTTTCATGATCTTACAGTACACCCTGGCTTATAGAGATGAAACTTTAGAAGAAGAAAATTGTTTACCTTTTTGTCTTACCCATTACATAAATGTATTCAGCTGCTTTATTTGCAAAATGAATGGTGTGAAATAAAAAGGAAATGTCACCTGAATTCTCTGCATGCAACTACAAAGCGAAATCTAAGTTGCTTTTTACAATCATTTGCTTGGAACTGTGCTGTATTCGTAACATTTTATTCTTTTCAGTCTATTTCAGCATATAGTGGACATTATCGGCCAACGGAAGATAGACTTGATAGCTTTTTATCATTTCTCAATGAAAATGGGGTCAACCTGGATGAAGTCGAGGTTAGTGAAGCTTTTTGTGCCTATTGTCACTTACTCCTTTTGGTACCTAATGTTTCAGAGCCCTGAACAATCAGATTTTTGGTAATTAAGAAATTAATTTTAGGACTGTATCAATGAAATAGAAAAGTTAATCTAGGAGTGAAGCCAGGCTTCAGATCACTGGGATTATTCTCCTTTGCCCAAAAACAGATAAAAAGGGGGGAAAAGGAATGTTGATCTTAAGGATAGGATTCAACCCCCTCTTGCTCTTCTTTAGCACTGAATAATATCACATATAAgtgcttctgtgctattttatTCTTCAGACGTGCTGTAGCCTAGctagttcttcttttcttttccttgtgtTCCAGTCCCTAATCTAATGTAagtcttttgtttttcttctttgtcctctgcGTATTTCTCTTTGATTTGAAAGACAAAAGGGCagccggtgcactaagctcccgttatgcGTGGGGTCCGGGTAAgtgccggaccacaagggtctattatatacagtcttaccctgcatttcggCTATTTCcgcggcttgaacccgtgacctcccgGTGACATAgcagcaactttaccaattacgccaAGATTCCCCTTTGATTTGAGAGACGTGTTGCTTAATCAAATTTCAATTAGTCTATGTCTGCTTACCTTACTGTCTACTTTGCATTTGATTTTACTTTGTCTTTTTTCATGATAACTTGTTCACTTTTAGACTATTATAATCCATCTCATTTCTTATCTATCATCAGATAGGGAAGGCAAATGAAGCCTATGAAAGCTATGATGATGGGATGTCTATTGAAAGTGGCTCAGCATATGAATGTTCAGCTCTATCAGATTCTGCTTCTCAAGTTGATTTTCCAAAGGAAGAGGAAGAAAGCCTTCCCTTGGAATCAGCTGGAAATCTGGTAGCTCAAACGAGTAAGTATAACCGATCGCTCTCAGGTGGTCTTCAGATCCCAATAGCAGATATGCCAAAGACTGCAATACTGCGAAGGATGCATTCCGAGAAGTCCAAGAAGTCGTATCACCTGGGGCATCAACTTTCCGTGTCGTGGTCAACAGGTGCTGGACCAAGAATTGGCTGTGTTGCTGACTTCCCTGCTGAGCTAAGATGGCAGGCCTTGGAACTGACTAACCTCTCACCTAGACCTTGTTCTGTATGATCAACTCCCAGGGCAATTCGTACTCTTGTTTAACTTGCAGCTTATCCCTCTTCACTTCTTGGAAATAACATCATAACTCTTCTCGAACCTAGCTTCCTGCTAAAAGTATTCCGTAGCCGTGTGTAGCGAGTGCAAAGGCCTTGTTCTTCTGCTTATTCTATCAGCTGCTATTTCTAGTGCACTTCTGCTCATCCTCCCTCCAACTTCCACCTTGCTTTTAAAATCTCTCTTGGGTCGATGTTGCCTCAGAAGTCAAGTGATCTGATTATCTCACCTAACGAGACGTCTAATGCTTTCAAAATCGTGGTTAGTTGAATGATAAGATATCTGCATATAGAATCTGCATTGTTGGCTCTTTGAACCAGCTGATGGATCGGGCGCACACTTTATCCTGGCAAATAAACTGGTGTTTAAAACTTTTTCTTCAAACCAATGACTTTTCTTTCTTCGCATTGGCGTCAGGGACAATGGATGTGAAAATAACACAGAATACGTCACTTGAGAATAGCCTCACACTGCAGGATCACGCCAATATAGAGTCCAGGGTCTTCTCTTATTTGGCTAGAgaattgttagggatatagtagatatgccctagatccaatatcatatttgatgatttgaacatatttttgtgaacattatttgatataaaaatgtATGGCatctgatattcttttatcatagttattattaattgtttgattaatttgataaggtccttgattaaattttgagatttttcatcgtgatagagatcatgataatgagagcaaagtctcttacaatttaatctaaatttgttcttgatcgtaggattattaacttggacattagtaatccggttagaccaatatttatgtgatcgtctttatgggataaagattagttgatctcattaactaaatcacatagatagatgatgcatatagagatatgattattgaaccgactcattggataattcctaatgattagaattaccataaactgtcaataggatattctcttgaagaatatgatgtaaaagtttcttttgaccgagatcatcatagtaattgacaagttatttattgtgttttgataccagacacctatggccctagggcgatagttgaaaggatattgggcatgattaaatacttgtagaattagtgatggatcaagatggaatctatcaactcttggtaatgagtttaagctccgtgttgtcatgaattataaacgaccaaattaagaccttgaccagggcaattgaatgaaaaaaagaaatgagtttcttaggtcattcaatggtcgattgtatttgacatgaacacatagttggtcgcatattaggatttgacagttgaaccatatcctagggtgatccagagctataaggacagaaggaattgcTACATTAATCTTccactggttcttgagagtaaattgtatacttcattctatccggtcgttaaggagtattgctagacgccacccttgattagtatattgatgtgatcaatttactaccggtttagtattgaacctatggggtcgcacacttacgagtgttctgatctttgctaaaggattaattaacttattatttgataattaaattaatgaatttaaattagtcaaataaatttagttactAGTCCAaaagaaatattattatattttttgctAGCACAAAGGATATAATAAATATTatgaacaaattgaagttttctatttggaatagaaaattaaattacaaaTTGCATTCCCATTTGATATGgaatttgtattttctttaatAGGAAAATCTTGCAAATTGAAAAAGTCCATAAAGGATGCATTCAAGAAAATACTAATCCAATTTTGAATTGGAttagcaaaattttcaaagtccaaTACGCCGCCTACCTATAAGAATGGATTatgattttttaatataaaaatcatTGAACGTGGCCTACCTATGAGAATggattatgtttttttttaatataaaattattgaaAAGTCCAATTGgaaaagagttgatagcaaggatcagtctcggtgtggatacacatagagtcttcgcactatcgaagaaattttgaaacgagactctcttcaccaggtacgtcttagatctgatctattgacatgtaaataaattttaaacataaaaagatctgcctaggattgttattgtcttccgctgcgtgttacgaacacctcTATGCAATCctacagtggtatcagagccgtgGTTTATTGTGTCTTGTGCAATAGTCAAATCGTTTGAATGTTGCTATTATTTTATTGTGGATAAATTATGCATTCATATaactattgagatagttcataacttgcatttgaaattttgtattagatacAATGGGAATTTATAATAGGTTACATGATTCTATgattattttaattgttattagttcatgagatgttaattaataacAATATTCTAGCATGAATTCTTTATGTAATatatataagataaacatgttagaggatgttgaatttcgtttttatgtcatgtgcttgttcattacataattttaaattatttattacatgtgatgtaaattaatttaggactaagcatgtagacaacttgaactaaattcacatgctataaaagatttgattttcatgttattaaaaattattttagtaacaattccctcttactaaaaatttgagttcttgaataataaaatataagatattttttatagagctatccatcaaagtaaataattttacttacttcttgtttataaggagcggcctgacaaccaggagacttatagttcgagaatatgttaaaattatatattttcatTAGATgtatgaattgaaagaattattcaattttacactAGAAACTTGGACTACccggggagtataaaatttaataagttctttgttgtcatgatggttgaactcaactatgccaataggatcgacctgactaccaggggactatttgacatagagctatttaagaAGGTTGTATAgggatacaattggtaagagtacttacctttaaaatatatgtgagaaacgacttgacttccaaagggctcatacatattgttaaaggatttCTTTACTccactaacaagaataaagatttcgtaaactataatgagggtaaatagtttaaaataattagtgaaaatatcatatagataaaagtccatgtctttatgatatatgcaaatatgttcttatattattgtcttttcttttctatattttatatTTCTCAATATGTCTGCTATATCACTACGTGgaatacttgagaccaacaagttggtaggaccaaactttgatgattggtacagaaatttgagaattgttctcatgcatgaaaagcttattcatgtgatcgataagcctgcCAAGGAAGTCCCAGATGAGAATGATGATGATGCCACCAAGATTTATCAGAAATACTTGGAAGAATGTCTTACTACCAAATgcatcattctcgcttctatgaaTTCTGAACTACAGAGGAAACATCAGGATATGGATCCAACTGCAATCATTGAACATCTTAAGAAGATGTTTGGTACACAAAGCAGGACAGCTAGATACCAGCTATCTAAGGCTTTATTTGTATCCAAATTGACTGGAAACTCTCCAGTTGGACCCTATGTCAATCGTATGATTGATCCTATTGAAGAACTTGAGAAGTTGGGGTGCAAACTGGGTAAAGAGCTTTctcaagatttgatcttgcagtcaCTATCAGAATTCTTTTCATAATTTGTTATTAATTTCAATATGAATAAAATGGATTGTGATCTTCATGAGATGCTCAACATGCTGATTGATTATGAGAATCAACTTGCatctgagaagaagaagaaaggaactgTCATGTTGGTTGGAAACTCTTCTAAGAAGAAGGGTAAGAGTAAAATTAAACCCAAGAAGAAACCTATTGCGCCTAAGGGTGGTGTGACCAAACTCAAAGGCAAAAGAGGCAAAGCCGACCAATCTGACGCTGAGTGTTTCCACTGTAAGAAGATATgacattggaagagaaactgccCGGAGTATCTTGTAACTCTAAATGATAAGAAACAAGGTAAGACTCAACTGAAAAATGATTTCAAAGTTTCTTTAACTACTACTGATGTTTCAttgtgggtattagatactggcagtggttataacatctgcAATATGTTGCAGGGGTTCCAAATAAGTAGAAGGTtaaagaaaggagaagttaatctacaagttggaaatggtgcaaaagttgcggccatagctgtaggatcaatttctttaataatgcctacgggcaaagtacttatgttggatgattgttattacgttcctaaatttgtttcgaacataatttcagcttctatgttagaTAAATGTGTTTTTCACATAAATATAggtaatggtatttgctctatttattatggtgataatttatatgtgaatggctatctccaacatgatgtttatgtcttacctaataTGAATGTTAATTCaattatgcatgtttcaagtcttatgagaaaaagagatgatcaagtaaatcatagttacctttggcattgtaggcttggtcatattggagagaaaagaattaacaagttgtacaaggaagggtaccttgacaaatatgattttgaatcatatccaacttgtgaatcttgtctcaaaggaaaaatgaccaaatctccatttactggaagtggagaaagagcttctgaattattgggactaattcataaagatgtttgtgggcccatgaatattcaagctagaggtggatattcttacttcatcacttTCACTGATaatatgtcaagatatggatttgtgtatcttatgaaatacaagtctgaatcttttgaaatgttcaaaaggttccgtagtgaagttgagaagcaaactggtaaaagtatcaaaatactaaggtctgatagaggaggagaatatcttagtgaagattttaccagatatctcaaagagaatgggattctctcacagtggacacctccaggaacaccacaacacaatggtgtgtctgaaaggagaaatcgaaccttattagatatggtaAGATTtatgatggggttcactgatCTTCTAATAAATTTttggggatatgctttggaagcagcaacatacttacttaataaagttcccaataagtcagtctctacaacaccataCGAGATATTGAAAGGATGTAAGTctaaccttaaacatattaaagttttGGGTTGTCCAACTTATGTTAAGAAACTCCTgtctgataaacttgactcaagatctAATAAATGTAGGTTCATTGGGTACCCCAAGGAAATAATgagatattatttctatcacccttctgaccataaagtgtttgtggctagaggagcagcctttttggaaagggaatttcttttagaaggaaattataatggagaaatagaacttgatgaagttcaagaaactaatgaatcaacacaatatAAAGATCATGATacccaagttgaagaacctttattgaatgttttgaaattgccaaggaagttgccatcttcaacgattgaagttcaagaactaaatgaagttcaagaactaaatgaatttcaagaacaggttaatgaaccagttccaaaccaaattaaacaacaaccaaatccagcacaaggtgaacatgttgtacaagtacctcttagaaggtctacacgagaacgtcatgtaccaactagattaaatttaatggtacaagatgatgtatcaaatgaggttaatcataatgatgatgaccctaagacctatgaagaggctatacaaagttctgattatgagaagtggcaaaaggccatggaatACGAAATAGAAtctatgaaggaaaataaagtatggactttagttgaaccttcaaaggatataaaacctataggCTGTAAATGGTTTTTAAGAAAAGATTGGAGCAGACggaaaggtggaaacctacaaagcctgtcttgttgccaagggatatcgtcagaaagaaggagtcgactatgacgaTACTTTCTCTCCCTTGGCAATGCTCAAATCTATTCGGATTTTGCTTGCTGTAGCagcatactatgattatgaaatatggcaaatggatgtgaaaacaactttccttaatggtgagctagaagaggatgtgtacatgacacaacctgaaggtttcacatctttatctgatcataataaaatttataAGCTACAAAGATCtatttatggactaaagcaagcttctcgaagttggaatattcgctttaacaagacaattgaaaagttcaattttgttagatgcgaagaagaaccttgtgtgtacaaaaaggttagtgtgagcacaattatattcttagtattatatgttgatgatatattgctcatagggaatgatataccggcattgcaaagtaccaagatttggctatcggaacagttctccatgaaagacttgggagaaacagcttatatattaggaataaagatctatagagatagatctaggaagctgcttggactttcccagtctttgtacattgataccatcttaaagaggcatgtaagcacgtgatttttgaccctccccgaggattttcacatttctttagcataaatatgaaattgggtctaatatagccattttaactatttttactttatttcgtagcaaaaagaaaaaaaaacaatcacaaaatatatatataaattttagtttatgtatttctcataaacttgaaaaaaatcaaaaaatgcactttatttttgtactttatataatttcgaaaattacaaaaaaaatataattctattaaggttttgtagtcattttaatttggaaaaaatgcaaaaatattactttatattttatctttatataaaaacgaaaattacaaaaaaaaatagttccattaatatttttgtagctattttaaatcttgaaaaaaatatttaaaaagatatagttttgtttaaatactagtcttatttttggtagttattttgcttacataggactagttaagcaacgtgttcatatttctcgggtccgggcaaaagaataatattcgggttcaaactacccggttttaggcctaatttcggacctagcccataataaaccgagtccaggacacatggggaaccccaccgcgcGTGGGGAACataagcctcgaaccccaccacgcgtggggctcatttttctgggcaaagactatacaaatacacggacaaaactTTGAA is a genomic window containing:
- the LOC107821829 gene encoding IQ domain-containing protein IQM3-like → MEVKTHALSAFDFNSQPPYNSYIEQSELRASDILSSDMSASSNDGEYCERSVSNAAMKVQKVYRSYRTRRMLADSAVVAEVLWWQAIDYARLNHSTISFFNFLKPETASSRWNRISLNASKVGKGLSKDAKAQKLAFQHWIEAIDPRHRYGHNLHIYYEEWCKTDSGQPFFFWLDLGDGKKVDLKECPRSKLQKQSIKYLGPQEREHYEYIVVEGRIVHAKTGNLLDTTKGLPGAKWIFVMATSKRLYAGEKKKGMFHHSSFLAGGATSAAGRLVVEDGRVMSISAYSGHYRPTEDRLDSFLSFLNENGVNLDEVEIGKANEAYESYDDGMSIESGSAYECSALSDSASQVDFPKEEEESLPLESAGNLVAQTSKYNRSLSGGLQIPIADMPKTAILRRMHSEKSKKSYHLGHQLSVSWSTGAGPRIGCVADFPAELRWQALELTNLSPRPCSV
- the LOC107821828 gene encoding uncharacterized protein LOC107821828, yielding MSAISLRGILETNKLPAKEVPDENDDDATKIYQKYLEECLTTKCIILASMNSELQRKHQDMDPTAIIEHLKKMFGTQSRTARYQLSKALFVSKLTGNSPVGPYVNRMIDPIEELEKLGCKLGKELSQDLILQSLSEFFS